Part of the Phocoena phocoena chromosome 8, mPhoPho1.1, whole genome shotgun sequence genome, catttctttttagtgttaaataatattccattgtccggATGTAActtagtttatttatccattcacctactgaaggacaccttggttgcttccaagtttgggcagttatgaataaagctgctaaaaacatctgtgtttttgtgtggacataaggtTTCAACTCATTTGGATACATACGAAAGAATgcaattgctagatcatatggtaagagtgtgtttcgttttataagaaaccaccaaactgtcttccaaagtgcctgtaccattctgcattccctccagcgatgaatgagagttcctgttgctccacatcctcatcagcatttggtattgtcaatgttctggattttggccattctaataggtgtgtagttgtatctcactgttgtgttaatttttgtttccttaagacatgtgatgtggagcatcttttcataggcTTATATGCTTATTGActtatctgtttatcttctttggtgagatgtctctTCAgatcttctgttcattttttaattgggttgtttgttttcttactgttgagctttaagaattctttgtatactttggataacagtcctttatcagatgtgtcttttgcaaatgtttactcctagtctgtggcttgtctcttcatcctcttgacattgtcttttacagagcagaagttttaactTTTAATGACGTGCCACTTATCAGTTAGTTCTTTCATGTGTCAtacctttggtgttgtatctaaaaagtcatcaccatacctaATTCATCTAGGTTTTtgcctgtgttatcttctaggagttttataatttgatGTTTTACGtgtaggtctgtgatccattttgagttaatttttatgaagggtGTAAGTTCTGTGACTAGATTAGTTTTTTTGCATGTgcatgtccagttgttccagcaccatttgctgaagagactgacTTTGCTCTATTGAgttgtctttgctcctttgtgaAAGATCTGTtgaccatatttgtgtgggtctatttctgggttctctattctgttccattgatttattttctatGCTTTGGCCAAAACCACACTGTCTttattactatagttttataCTAAGTCTTAAAGTCACGTGCTGCCAGTCCTCTGAATATTCtactccttcaatattgtgttacgGACTCTGGGTTATTAGCCTCTCCGTGTAAACTTTAGAATCGgcttgttgatatccacaaaataacttgctgggatttttattggaattgccttgaatctatagatcaagttgtggagaactgacatcttgacaatattgaatcttcctacCCATGAACATAGAATATCTCTCAGTTTATTTAGTTCTCATTTGATTTCATTTGTCCGAGTTccgtagttttcctcatatagatcttgttcatattttgttagatttatacctaagtattacATTTGTTTGAGTGctaacagaagtaatattgtgtttttcatttcaaattccacttgttcattgccaGTGGAAAGAAATTGCCTTTCTCTTTTAACCTTGTGTCCTGGAatcttgctataatcacttattagcgTCCGTAGTTTTTCCGTCAATTCTTCTGGATtctcttattgcattagctaaagcttccagtatgatgttgtaACGAAGTGGTGAGaagggacatccttgccttttaCCTGATTTCAGCGGGAAAACTTTGAGTTTCTCacaattaagtatgatattagctgtgttTTTTTTGGTAGGtactctttatcaagttgaggaagttcccctctactCCTAGTTtactaagagtttttatcatgaatggtaattggattttgtcaaattccttttctgcatctatttatatGACCATGTGATTCTTCTTTTTTAGCCTATTTATGTGATGAATGTCATTGAATGACTTTAGAATATTGAACCAGCCTTccatacctgggataaattctacctggttgtggtgtataattctttttacacatttcttattcaattttataatattttgttgagaatttttgcatctgtgctcATGGGAGATCTTGGTGCatagttttcttgtaatatctttctctggctttggtgttagggtaatgctggtcttgcagaatgagttaggaagtattccctctgcttctgtacTCTGGAAAAGATAACAGTTGGTATaagttcttccttaaatgtttactagaattcaccagtgaacccatttgggcctggtgctttctgttttggaagattattaattattgattaaaattcttttatagacattaccttttcatattttctgtttcttcctgggtgAGTTTGGcaaattgtgtctttcaaggaggTGGTCTATTCAATAtgagttatcaaatttgtgggcataaatttgttcatagtatttctttattatctttttaatgttaataacGTTTTGATTGTATAGCTCTgaggtaagttttgaaatcaggaggtGTGGGACTGCcaactctgttctttttcaagatcgtTTTGATGATTCAGAGTCACTTGAGatttcacatgaattttaggatttattttactgtttctgaaagaaattttttGAGATTTTGATAAGTGCTGCATTGActttgtagatcactttgggtagtactgacatcttaacagtgttaagtcttccaatttatGAACATGGGCTACTTTTCCATTTACTgctatcttctttaattttttttcagcactgttgtgtagttttcagtgtaaaagtctttcacttccttggttaaatttattcccaagtattttatcctttttgatgctgttgtaaatggaaatggtttattaatttctttttctgattggtAATTACTAGTGCAGAGAAACACAACTGATGATAGTTAtatgttgactttgtatcctgcaaccttgctgaattcatttgtaagttctaacattttttgtggaatctttaggtTTTTCTACATACACAATCATATAATTCCTCACACAGTTACAAACTGCAGAGGTGACTTGCTGGGGGATCATAACAAATCCTTTTCCAATTATAGTGACCAGGTGTTTCCAGATGTTCTGTAGCTGTTATTctctctgtagttttcttttgcaACCAAACAGCGTTTTAGGAGACGTTTTAAAGGCTTGCAGATACGTTCTTGGTAAACAGCCCTTTGCTGTGCATTATTTGGTTTCAAAATCTGAGCTGCCTGGTATTGCCCACTCCAGGGGCTGTCAGCTGGCTGCTCTCAGGGCCGGAGAGGCCTGTAGGCACAGAATCTTGCAAGGTGCATCACAAAAAAGACCCTATGGAGGTGGGCTGGTGCTAGGGAGGAgaaatttttcttcctatttaggGGTATTATCTACTTAAGTACTTACCTAATTATCTACATAAGGGTATTAGGGTAAAAGGAACACTAATTTCCTTTGCCACCAGCTATGTGAGTATTTACGGATAGAAACCCAAGTTATAGGGAAGCTGATCTCTGGTGACCCCTTGTGAAGTTTCAGTGTTCCTCTGAGTCAGCTGGGGAAGCTGCCCACCTGGCCAATCCCCCCTGGacctgcctcctccaggaagtcctcctaGGCATTCCCTCACCCTCAGAAGCCTCAGCAGGTAAAACCCTACAGGTTTACCACTGGGCCTAGCTTGCCTTGCTGGGCTGGTGGTCTCACAGACTTCAGTCTTACCTCTCCAGCTGGACTCAACATAACTTGAGGACAGCATCCCCACCGCACACTTATTTGTGGTTCCCCTGACACTCAGCACACACCAGGCAACAAAGATCATCTGAATCGGTTCTTGTTTGATGATTGACTCTAAACCTCTTCAGAGGAGTTTTCCAGAACAAATTCCTTGAACAAACTGCTTAGAACAGACCTGAAATCCAACTGCTCATCACACATTTAatgattcattttttcctttattccaagAAGAGGTTGGGACTCTTAACTATGAATTATTAATTCCTAACTCTTTTAACTGTTCCATATCATTCTCGCCTCTTCTCTAGTCTATTCTCTACTATGATTCACAAGAAATTCCCACTACAATGTGAGCTTGCCAttatccaaaaaataattttctattatgaTAATAACTAGAACCTGGTAATGTTAATTCTCTTTAGAAATCATTATCAAAAAGTGTGCTCACCTGATGTTTCAtctgcattcactcattcattcaaaaatcacTTACTGAGCAACTGCTAAGTACCAAGTACTAGTCTGGGCTCTAAGAATGTAGtaacatacagggcttccctggtggcgcagtggttaagaatccgcctgccaatgcaggggacacgggttcgagccccggtccgggaagatcccacatgccgtgaagcaacaaagtgcatgagccacaactactgagcctgtgttctagaacccatgagccacaactactgaagctcgcacacgtagagcccgcgctccacaacaagagaagccaccgcagtgtgacgcccgcgcactgcaacaaagagtagccctcgctcgccacaactacagagagcccgcgcgcagcaatgaagacccaatgcagccaaaactaaataaataaatttatatttttaaaaaaagagaatgtagtaacatacaaaacaaaaaaaaaatcctgtccaTGGGGAACTAACATTCTAGTCAGTGGGAAATAAACAATAGACAAGTAAACaagtaaaatgtattaatatactGAGACTGAAGAACAAGGAATCTGCTTCTGCCATCAATCTGCCTCTAATAAAGTCATGGGGCTACGACTGGGTGTCGTCCTTGCCAATCACACCTGCCCCGGGAGAAGGTGCAAAAGAGGCCACCTTGAGGTGGACTCCTGATTATGAGAAAGTATCTCCTGGTTCCAGTTACTATTGCTGTGTAAGAAACACCCCAAAACTTAATGGTGTAAAACAACCATTTCATTATGCTCACAGATTCTGTGGCACAGAACTTGGACATGGCATAGTGGAGAGAGGTTGTCTCTGCTCCATGATTTCTGGGACCTCTCCTCAGAAGACTCAAAGTTGGCAGTGACCTGACAGGTGGAAGCTAGAATCATCTGGAAGTATCTTTGCTCATGCCTGTCAGACAATGTGGGTTGTCAGCTGGGACATCAGTTGGGCTGTCAGCTGGAGCACCTTCACTGGACTCTCTGTATGGTCTCTTCACATGGGATGATTTGGGCTTCCTCACTGCATGGCAATTAAGCTCCAAGAGTGAGCACCCCATAATAGCCAGGCAGAAGCACGTGACATTCTTATGATCTAGGCTTAGAAGTCCCAGAGCAACAGTTCTGCCATACTCTTTTGGCCAAGGCAATCACAAAGGTCCTACTACTCAAGGGAAACGGTGTCAAGGTCACACTGATAGAAGAACACGTGTATGGGAGGCACCATTgcagccaacttttttttttaatatttatttatttggctgcactgggtcttagttgtggctcgagggatctttgttgccacgtgcAGAATCTttaattgcggcatgtgggatctggttccctgacaagggatcaaacccgggccacctgcgttgggagcatggagtcttaactgctggactaccagggaagtcccacagccagcttttaaaattgtaatctCCTACAACTTCTGTGTCTGATTTCCAAGAACAAAAATGTGGGGTATCTAGATCTACCCACAGTCATCTCACAGGCAGAGAACTAAAACAACTCAAGCAGAGAGCGATAATATCTGAGTGTTGTGTAATATGTTATtttgaagagaaaacaaaggagcAGCAGAATAACCAAGTAAGCAAAGTTATAATCAGTAAGTTTGATAATAAGTCCTGCTCTGTGTGGAAGGCATACAATTTCTTAACAACATGAAATTTCTGCCTCGGGACTTTTTAAAGAATCGAAAATTAGGCCTAGGCTAaagaaaggatttcttttttatttaagtcAAGTGCCTAAAACACAGAAGGCAGAGTGGTATAGGTGAAGGTATACTTGCTTTGGAGGCAGAGTCGTGGATTTgaattctctctctgcctgtcccCAACTGCCCGTCCCTGAACACTTTCCTTCACCTCTAAAAACCAGGGCAGTAGGATTAATTTCCTCATAAGGTTGcctgagattaaatgagataatacctgCAAACGCCCTCCATGCTTGGTAGCCACTGTGGACGGAATCTCTATCATTTAAACTGCCAGTGGAATcggtatatttttgtgtttttctaatcCACAGCAATAAAATGTCTTCTCATCAAATTTGCTATAATTTTTATGTCCTTAAAATTTACCAGAAACACTATGCTTTTAAATCTGTAAGCATATGAAGGGGTCTTTAGGGTGAAATGATCTGTTCCTTTCTATAACGATCCTTCGGTAGAGCAAGCCTTAGGGTGTGGGGTCCAGAAGAATGAGCCTGGCTGATCCACTGGGCTCCAGGAGCATgaggtttttttggtgtttttccctttgcggtacgcgggcctcccactgccgtggcctcttccgccgcggagcacaggctccggacgcgcaggctcagcggccacggctcacgagcccgccgctccgcgacatgtgggatcctcccggaccggggcaggaaccccgcgtctcctgcatcggcaggcgggcggactctcaaccactgcgccaccagggaggcccggaGCATGAGGTTTTGGACGCAGTGTGAGAGGAATGGAGAAGCAAGACTACTGACTGAAGGGAAATCTCAGCTTACCAGCTCAGTCTGATACAGGGCTGGTTTTTGTTCACTGCTAGAGTTtgcagagggggagagagagcagAGATTCCCTTGCCAAAGGGCCAGGAGATTCCCATCCTCAAATCAGGGGCCTCGTTGGTCTGTGCTTCAGAAAAGGGGCCTCATAATTTGCGCCTTGGTCACCAAGGCAAGGTCTCCAGGGGTTGCCATGGAGATGAGGCTGCCATATTGGATGGAGGAGACCACCCTCGCTGGAGCAGATATGGCACCGAGGAGGGGCCAGAGCTGCAGAGGAACCAGATGTTAGAGGAAATGAGAGGAGAGGGGTAAGTGAACAGCGAGGAAGGGTGGGGAAGCGAGTCACCGTGAAACTCTGCAGTTAtcctgtgtgtgtgggtgtgtggggaggTATGTCTGTCAAGCTCACCTTCCATCCATAAGAATGAAGCCCCCAGCTGTCACCCACGGACACGTGTCCAGGGTCTGTATCTCTGCCATCGAAATCCAGCCCCATGAAACTGAGATGTTTCACAGCCAGGGGATGGTGGCCAGATTTTGAGTTGAGAAGTCCTGAGTTCAGGCTCTACCACTTAACATTAATGTGGCTCTCAGCAAGGCACGTAACCTCTCTGTGATGctatttcctcacctgtgagATAGGGATGATGATTCTTGCTCAGCTTCCTTCAAAGGGTCGTTCTGAGATTCAAGTGTTTAACACAAGTGCCCCAAGACAATGTAAGTGCCATCGAGGCAGGGACCACAACTGCCCTGCTCCCTGCTCTACTCCTAGTGCCTCTCAGAGTAAATATTCAATCAGTATTTGGTGAATGAGTAAACGGTAGGATGATGGGGAACTCAGCCCCAGCCCCGTCCACGAAGGTGAAACAGGAAATCTCTCACTCCCTCCAGCAGGACACAGCTCCCCTAAGTGTGGTCCACGTACCAACAGCAGCGTCACCGGGGAGCttgtagaaatgcagaatcccaggcccaccccagacctactgaatcatcATGTCTGGAGTTTGGGTCCAGAAATCTGGCTTTTAACATGTCTTCTGTGTGATTCCGATGCCCacccaagtttgagaagcattgctaTTGGGCACATTGGGGTGAGGGTGAGATGCGGCACGAGTTGCCATGCCTCCCTTCTCGGGGTATCTTCCTCCCACCTGGCACAGATGTTTAttccccagcccacccctgcGCTCCCTTCCTGGGCAGCGGACCAGACTGTGGAATCTGGCGAGGGCCCGGGGGTGTGGGAGGGCGGAGGGAGGTCTTGTCGCACCGGCAGTAGCACATCCACCCCTTCCTGTTTCAGCAAAACCTGCAGATGCTGCGAGGGGATCAGGAGATAAGCTTTGCGGGTTCACGAGAGCTTTGCAGAGGGGTCCCTTCCCAATCAAGTCAGCTTCTCTGCACCCTGGCAACGCCCGGGGGTCCCAGGTGCCACTCCTGCCTGTCCTTCCCCCTGGCCCCTCCGCTGAGGTCTCTGCCTCCTCCTCTTGAGGATCTGAAACTCCTCGCGAGCTGCTGGGAATGCGCAGAAAAGATGAACCTCCAAGATTAAGAAAGAACCCATGATAAGAACAGACATGATAACGTCGCTTTTGTTGCAGGTTCTCAGGAAAGCCTGATCCGCGGTGCCCAGAGCAGCTGTTCACACGCCCACAGGAGGAGGGGGCAGCAAAGATCGAAGGAGGAGAACTGGGTCTCCAGAGGGGTCAAAGCAAAATGTAGCATGGCCAAATGACACATTCCGCACTTGTCTAGAAAAGCCAACACTCACGTCCAGGATCCCGGGATCAGCAGCTGGAACCAGACGGTGTTTCAATTGGCAGCTCACTGTTGAGAAAAGAGGGTGGGTGCCTGGCCATACTGAGAGGGACCATGGAGCAGGGAGGTGACAAATCCACTCAGCTCTCTGTGGGACAATCAACCCTGGGTGCCTGCAGGAGCTCTGGACACCACAGTCTGAAGGCTGTAGAGAACCAGTGTCTTCCGCAGAGACTGACCGCTGTGGGAGAGACAGCTGGAGGAGCAGATGTTCATCCAGGATAAAAGACAATTCTGGGGAAGCTACAGGAAAACTGTCTTCAAATACTTGAGAACCCTGAGTGGAACAGACAGCAGCCTGGACCCACGTGACCCAGTGAAGGGCAGGCGTGGGCAGGTCAAGTGCAGTGATGCCTCCGCCTCGTCGGGGCCTCATCGGGGCCGTGCTCTCACACCAGCCACACTCAGCGATGTCCCCGGCGCCAGATCCACCCTCCCAGACCGAGGAAGTCCTTACACATCCTCAGCCCCCGTCTCCTAGTCCTGAGCACAATGCATGTGAGAGTGAGCGCTTGGGCTTAGAGTCAGGAAGCCCCGAGTTCCAGCCCTGACCTTGCACCTTGCACCCTCTCCTTGGGTCACCCTGTGCCAGATCACAGCCTGTCCCAGCCTTGGATTTCCTCGTTGGTAAACCGCAGATGTTCCTCCCTGCCCGTTCACTTATACAGCAAACACTCATCCAGCATGTGCTGCAACCACCCTCCTGCACCGACGTCCCAGGGGATTCATGAGCACCCAGGGGAGGCCCGGCACTGAGCAAGTGCTCAAGGAGTGCGTCTGGTGTCTGCCAGGACCCATTCCCCAGCCATCTCTGATCTTGGTGCTGAGCAGAGGATACAGGGATACGGGTGCCTGACATCTCAAACCTGATATGTCAAACCCTCTCAACCACAGCACCTGTGGCTGGATGGAGGCTCAATGGCTCTGAGAAGAACACCTGATCTGTATCTCCCGTCATCTGTGGGCACACAGTTTCCTTCAGTCAGCAGATCTCAGGTTACATAAACAAGCCCGGTATTGCTGATTCAGCCCACTCCGCCCCGGGCGTGCGCACACAGAGCCTCGGCAGGCCCCTGAGGCGACCTGGCACCGAGCATCTCCCAGTGCGCAGACCAAGATCAGTGTGAGGAGCGGTTGAGGGAGGCCCACGGGAGGGACAGTTGCAAGGCAACTAAGCTTGTCAGCACCGGAAATGTAGTCCTTGTTCGTCGATGtagagctgtgtgactttaggcaaacaGCTTAGCTttcctgtgccttggttttcttacACGGATAACAGGGAGATTTACTCTTAAGTGTTGTGGCTCTGCAGTCAGAAGCCCACATGTGGATCCCGCCTCCACCATttctctgctgtgtgacctttacAAGTgtcccagcctctctgtgcctcagttttctttatctgtgaaatgggagtaatAACAACAGCACCTGCCACACAGgggggttgtgaggattaagtgggtTTGTACATATAGAGCACTTGAAAGAATTCATGGTCCAATAATTGCTTGTCCCAGTGTTTTTGGCTGGGTTCCTCCACAGCTGACTCTGAGACAAGGATTTAAATGCAAATAGTCTATTCAGAAAATGACCCCagcaaggggacttccctggctgtccagtggttaagactcctcactcccaatgcagggggcaagggttccattgcctggtcggggaactaagatcccacacgccacacgGCGccgccaaaaaagaaagaaagaaaatgaccccAGCAAGCACCTATAAGGGAGTGGGAAGCTGAGACAGGAACAGGAGAGAAGCCAAAAGGAGGTGCATGAATGACCAGGTTGCCTTCGTAGAAACTGGGGCTCAATCCTGCTGGGGCCTCTGGGAGACTGTAGAAGACCCACCCCCCTCAGCATCCTCTCCCCCGAGGGCAGGAGGCTGGGATGCCTGCAGTAGACAAAGAGCATATGAGAACAGAGTTCCAATAGCAACTGTCACACCAACCTTTTCTGAAAAATTCAGGAATGTCCCCTGGGCCCCTGCACACCATTTATAATGACAATGACAAACTGAGCCTGGGTGGAAGCGATGGTTCTGGGCCGGAGATCGCTTGATGCCTCCACTGACTAGGGATCTCCTCACCTGATCTGAAGGATGTCTGTAAAGCATCCCCTGCTCTTACATCACCTGGCAGGGACCTGAGATCAGCCTCTGAAGTATTTTAAGCAGAACCAGGATACGACCCAATTGGCATTAGAGAGTGATCCCTCCAGCTGAGGACGGGTGCTCAGGAAGCCAGGAGAGCTGAGGGGACCCAGGGTAGGGCAGGGCAGTGAGGTGATGTGCCGTCTCCACAGCCCTGGTAATGCATGCCAGGTGTGGATCTGAGTGGCAGGCCATTTCGGCgtccaggctggggcaggggattTAAGGAACTGAGAATTGGGGGGTTGGAAGAGCTGGCCAAGGAGGGGTCTGAGCTGCTTCTGCAGCGGGGAGCTGCACTGCTGCGCTGGGGCACTGAGACAAAGCCTCACTGCAAGGATTTCCTTGGTCCAGGAGCAAAGGgcccaaggccgctgagcctgcaggtggAGTCTCTGAGAGCGGCCAGGAAGGCAGGGACTGACACAGGATTACAGCACAAGGGTGCAACTAATTCTGACAACCTCTAAGGTTAGTGAAGAAGCCTGCCATCGCCTTACCCTTGGGGAGGTGATTTCAACAGGCTAAACTCATCGGGGTGCATTTTGGATGCTGTGTGGCACCAGCCGAGGGGTGAGAGGTGTTAAGGAATCCTCAATCCACTTTTCCGTCCTCCAGGAACCTTGCCTGGGTTTTcctcctcctcacctcctcttGATCAGCAGTCAGGACACCCTGGGGCCCATCTGATACGCTGATACTCTCACTCCTGCTGCTGTGTCCTGTCCGCAGTGACTCAGCAGGTGGGGCTGTGCTCAGCGCTGAAGCTGAGTTAGCAGTAAAGAAGTGAGTTAGCAGCAAAGTTTCTATCCAGCCTTGTCTACAGGCTCCCTGGATCTTTTTCCAATCCTCTTCTCTCCCGAAATTGCGACCCCTTCTACCTTTTTCCGCCTGCACACTCTCTTTCCCCTCCGGAGACTGGGCTCGCAGGCAAGGTGAATACGGATCTCAAGCTGGAACTCATTCTTCAATCACAGGTAAATGAGCCAAAGCGCTTTGCGCATGCGCCTAGTAAACCCAACGCCCGCTCTCCCCGGACTCCTCCCTGAGCCTCTTCGCCCGTCACCAACATGGCCTCCGAGGCAACAGCCCCTCCTGCCCGGCGCAGACGTAGCGGGGTTATAACGTCATAGGACGGCGCCGGTAGTCCCAGAGACTGCACGTGGGCTCGCGTTTGGAAACTCTGCACGGGCCATGGATACGCCGCTGAGGCGCAGCCGGCGGCTGGAAGGACTAAAGCCTGAATCCCCCGAGAACCCCACCTCAGTTCTGCGGGCGAGACGGGCCCTTGTGGAGTTCGAGTCGAACCCAGAAGAAAGGAGAGACCCTTCGCCCGGGTCTCCTCGGAGTGTGCGGCCACCTGGCCTGGAGTCTCCCAGACGTCAGCCGGAGACAAGCCCTGAATCACCCAGTTTACGGGAGGAGGCAGGCTTGGGGTCCCCCCGAGAGCAGCCAGAGCCGGGCCCAGGGTCGCCCCAGCGTCAGCGAGACCCAGGCCTGGAGTCGCCCCAAAGACAGCCGGAATCGAGTCCTGAATTCTCCCGACTTCAGCCACAGCCAAGTGGGGAGTCACCAAAGTTTTCCCAGGACCGAGAAGAAGCGGATTCGGAGTCGCCCAAGAGTAAGGAGGAGCCGACCCCGGGGTCCCCCCGACATCAGTTGCAGCCGAGCCCAGGGTCACTAGAGCCTTACCCCGGTCAGCAAGCGCCGGGTCCCGAGCCCTCTCAGCCACTGCAGGAGCTGACACCCCAGTCGCCCGGCTCCCCACGGGATCAGCGTGAGCCGAGCAAGCCACCGCCGGCCGGGCAGCCGGAGAGAGACGGCCTCGGGCCAAAGAAGCGAGAAGGTTCTTCAGCCCAGGCCGCAGCGTCCAAGAAACCGAAGAAGGAGGAGGTTCCTAAAATCCCGAAGGGGAAGCCCAAGTCTGGACGGGTGTGGAAGGACCGCTCAAAGAAGAGGTGAGGTGGGGGACAGCTGGGCAGGGATGGGGTTCTGTGTGGTGCTGGAGCCTGGATGCAGCCAGG contains:
- the CCDC86 gene encoding coiled-coil domain-containing protein 86, which produces MDTPLRRSRRLEGLKPESPENPTSVLRARRALVEFESNPEERRDPSPGSPRSVRPPGLESPRRQPETSPESPSLREEAGLGSPREQPEPGPGSPQRQRDPGLESPQRQPESSPEFSRLQPQPSGESPKFSQDREEADSESPKSKEEPTPGSPRHQLQPSPGSLEPYPGQQAPGPEPSQPLQELTPQSPGSPRDQREPSKPPPAGQPERDGLGPKKREGSSAQAAASKKPKKEEVPKIPKGKPKSGRVWKDRSKKRFSQMVQDKPLRTSWRRKMQDRQERKQAKDFARRLQEEKERRRQEKKQRRAENLKRRLENERKAEIVQVIRNPAKLRRAKKQQLRSIEKRDTLAQLQEQPPRRPAAKV